Proteins encoded within one genomic window of Empedobacter falsenii:
- the hutI gene encoding imidazolonepropionase yields MKLIGPFRQIITLANLPLKGALHENQIEVLEDGGIIIDDETIVEIGNFETLSQQHPTIEIEQIKTEQILLPGLVDSHTHVCFGGNRAKDFAMRLDGKTYLEIAESGGGIWSTVTETRKKTVDELKDITLKHIAQLAKQGITTAEVKSGYALSVEGEIKMLEAINMANQESEIDLIPTFLGAHMKPKDFEGSNKEYLELLVKEVFPKLKADNLANRVDIFVEQSAFSVEEGDYFLNEAKNQGFEITIHADQFTAGGSYLATKYNALSADHLEFSGEEEVKNLANSDVVATVLPGASIGLGMQYAPARKLLDAGCCVSIASDWNPGSAPMGNLLTQASILATFEKLSMAEVLAAITFRAAKALNLADRGTIEKGKKADFISFSTFDYRNIIYYQGQLQPTYVWKNGALINQ; encoded by the coding sequence ATGAAATTAATCGGTCCTTTCAGACAAATTATAACACTTGCCAATCTACCTTTAAAAGGAGCACTTCACGAAAACCAAATCGAAGTTCTCGAAGATGGAGGAATTATTATTGATGATGAAACAATTGTAGAAATTGGAAATTTCGAAACACTTTCTCAACAACATCCAACCATCGAAATTGAACAAATTAAAACGGAACAAATTCTTCTTCCTGGACTTGTTGATTCGCATACGCACGTTTGTTTTGGAGGAAATCGCGCCAAAGATTTTGCTATGCGTTTGGACGGAAAAACTTATTTAGAAATTGCCGAAAGTGGTGGTGGAATTTGGTCTACTGTAACAGAAACACGTAAGAAAACAGTTGACGAACTGAAAGATATTACGCTAAAACATATTGCGCAATTAGCCAAACAAGGAATCACAACTGCTGAGGTTAAATCGGGTTATGCACTTTCTGTTGAAGGCGAAATTAAAATGTTGGAAGCGATAAATATGGCGAATCAAGAAAGTGAAATTGATTTAATTCCAACTTTTTTAGGTGCGCATATGAAACCAAAAGATTTTGAAGGTTCGAACAAAGAATATTTAGAACTTTTGGTGAAAGAAGTCTTTCCAAAATTGAAAGCTGATAATTTAGCAAATCGTGTGGATATTTTTGTGGAACAATCTGCTTTTTCTGTTGAAGAAGGCGATTATTTCTTGAATGAAGCAAAAAATCAAGGATTTGAAATTACCATTCACGCCGATCAATTTACAGCTGGAGGAAGTTATTTAGCAACAAAATATAACGCATTGAGTGCAGATCATTTAGAATTTTCAGGAGAAGAAGAAGTGAAAAATCTTGCCAATTCTGATGTTGTGGCAACAGTTTTACCTGGTGCTTCTATCGGTTTGGGAATGCAATATGCACCTGCTCGAAAATTGTTAGATGCTGGTTGTTGCGTTTCGATTGCTTCAGATTGGAATCCTGGTTCGGCTCCGATGGGAAATCTTTTGACACAAGCTTCTATTTTGGCTACTTTCGAGAAATTATCAATGGCAGAAGTTTTAGCAGCAATTACTTTTCGTGCAGCAAAAGCATTGAATTTAGCTGATCGTGGCACAATAGAAAAAGGTAAAAAAGCCGATTTTATAAGCTTCTCTACCTTCGATTATCGTAATATTATCTATTATCAAGGGCAATTACAACCAACGTATGTTTGGAAAAATGGCGCGTTGATTAATCAATAG
- a CDS encoding DUF3078 domain-containing protein — MKKNLFALAIVGSATSFAQSVKDGKVSTDSKRYLKDQKFDGRQLGWFRSGNNSLLFSQNAYSNWIAGGINSFALNGSLDYEFNFTRDKHIWDNRVVMAYGIQANKDDTRKTNDMLEFYSSYGYKIKNNWFLASAMIFRTQFSAGYNYVPDPRVKISNILAPGYLSLGLGVDYKPNENFQINIHPFTPRMTFVMDKDLQKKGNFGLKNDGDNTLLEFGAYLGARYKIQIMDGITYDNRLGIYADYLNKFGNMDLAYDGILDLKVNKFISAQVTINLLYDEDQIKKTQAKQTLGIGFNYKFDNTPPKVEEAPATAFMQEAPIFEEKEETIEVATYILKREPILNETKLVSQ, encoded by the coding sequence ATGAAAAAAAATTTATTTGCATTAGCAATTGTAGGAAGTGCTACAAGTTTTGCTCAATCTGTTAAAGATGGTAAAGTGTCTACTGATAGCAAACGTTATTTAAAAGATCAAAAATTTGATGGACGTCAACTTGGCTGGTTCAGATCAGGAAATAATTCACTTTTATTTTCTCAAAATGCGTACAGCAATTGGATTGCAGGAGGAATTAATTCTTTTGCGCTTAATGGATCATTAGACTATGAATTCAATTTTACTCGTGATAAACATATTTGGGATAATAGAGTTGTAATGGCATATGGTATACAAGCCAATAAAGATGATACTCGCAAAACTAATGATATGTTAGAATTTTATTCTTCTTATGGTTACAAAATTAAAAATAATTGGTTTTTAGCATCTGCAATGATTTTTCGTACTCAATTCTCTGCTGGTTACAACTATGTTCCAGATCCGAGAGTTAAAATATCAAATATTTTAGCTCCTGGATATTTGAGTTTAGGATTGGGTGTTGATTACAAACCAAACGAAAATTTCCAAATTAATATTCATCCATTCACGCCTAGAATGACTTTTGTAATGGATAAAGACCTACAGAAAAAAGGAAACTTTGGTCTTAAAAACGATGGAGATAACACATTACTTGAATTTGGTGCTTATTTAGGTGCTCGATACAAAATCCAAATTATGGATGGAATCACATACGATAACCGTTTAGGAATTTATGCAGATTATTTAAACAAATTTGGGAATATGGATTTAGCCTATGATGGTATTCTAGATTTAAAAGTTAACAAATTTATCTCTGCTCAGGTTACAATAAACTTATTGTATGACGAAGATCAAATAAAAAAAACGCAAGCAAAACAAACACTTGGAATCGGATTTAATTACAAATTTGATAACACGCCACCAAAAGTAGAAGAAGCGCCAGCAACTGCATTTATGCAAGAAGCTCCAATTTTCGAAGAAAAAGAAGAAACTATAGAAGTGGCAACTTACATTCTGAAAAGAGAACCAATTCTTAATGAAACAAAATTAGTATCTCAATAA
- a CDS encoding DUF4026 domain-containing protein: protein MTNQELYKGIAEDGLSLPSTMGIFPSSKDFVFSRESIEKSLKLTNYFQLINFDLIEIDKDENGAVKQEYQLVVSYLEEEFDVNLYVVDARSNDYSEFGFGNMISDEEMEIATQQDFYLESVMYFGNDALDSFHLQLKIMQAIVENPSIVVDFMPYRLLSGKWAKVTAESEIPPAPSYLYVIHGVYDEDEDGDRVYWMHTHGLHRCGSVELEMLNIKDGVEQMNSALDMIVNAFIKPDFRSPENEEFNIGYDGLDITFCWKRWEDVVKDYPATIPGGYNERQPENENYEPCGVLLGVQEGHTLTPEVYAATIADNPIFFISDQETERMSALAYQRFESYKKAFNTYFNPEADEENYYRFLIKLGFDVDHEMNKEHIWFDVYGINENNEIFGVCLNRPYAVEGLNEGDEGLYPQEMITDWLIYTPTNTITPDNIYTID, encoded by the coding sequence ATGACAAATCAAGAATTGTACAAAGGAATTGCAGAAGATGGATTGAGTTTACCTTCTACAATGGGAATTTTTCCTTCGTCGAAAGATTTTGTATTCTCGAGAGAATCAATCGAGAAAAGTTTGAAATTAACTAATTATTTTCAATTAATTAATTTTGATCTTATCGAAATTGATAAAGACGAAAATGGAGCGGTGAAGCAAGAATATCAACTTGTAGTGTCTTATTTGGAGGAAGAATTTGATGTGAATTTGTATGTTGTGGATGCGAGAAGTAACGATTATTCTGAATTTGGTTTTGGAAATATGATTTCGGATGAAGAAATGGAAATTGCAACGCAACAAGATTTTTATTTGGAATCTGTGATGTATTTCGGAAATGACGCGTTGGATAGTTTTCATTTGCAACTAAAAATTATGCAAGCCATTGTCGAGAATCCGTCTATTGTTGTCGATTTTATGCCTTATCGTTTGCTTTCTGGTAAATGGGCGAAAGTGACAGCAGAGTCAGAAATTCCGCCTGCGCCTTCGTATTTATATGTGATTCATGGCGTTTATGATGAGGACGAAGATGGCGATCGCGTGTATTGGATGCATACGCATGGTTTGCATCGTTGCGGTTCTGTGGAATTGGAAATGTTGAACATCAAAGATGGAGTAGAGCAGATGAATTCGGCTTTGGATATGATTGTAAATGCGTTTATTAAACCAGATTTTCGTTCGCCAGAAAATGAAGAATTTAATATTGGTTATGATGGTTTGGATATTACATTTTGTTGGAAACGTTGGGAAGATGTGGTGAAAGATTATCCTGCAACAATTCCGGGAGGTTACAATGAGCGTCAGCCAGAAAACGAAAATTACGAACCTTGTGGCGTTTTGTTAGGGGTTCAAGAAGGACATACATTAACGCCAGAAGTTTATGCGGCAACAATTGCAGATAATCCGATTTTCTTTATCAGCGATCAGGAAACGGAACGAATGTCAGCCTTGGCTTATCAACGTTTTGAATCTTATAAAAAAGCATTTAACACGTATTTTAATCCAGAAGCAGATGAAGAAAATTATTATCGATTTTTAATCAAATTAGGATTTGATGTTGATCATGAAATGAATAAGGAACATATTTGGTTTGATGTGTACGGAATCAATGAAAACAACGAAATTTTTGGTGTTTGCTTGAATCGTCCTTATGCTGTAGAAGGTTTGAATGAAGGAGATGAAGGTCTTTATCCGCAAGAAATGATTACCGATTGGTTAATTTACACGCCGACAAACACCATCACTCCTGATAATATTTACACTATTGATTAA
- a CDS encoding DUF3078 domain-containing protein yields MRLIFSIIFLVLSLFSSAQFLDTSGNLIIDGRKYLKSKVDTTGRKSGWEIYGANTLTVNQNTFSNWMAGGENSVSLNAKADYEFNFRKKKHFWDNRFIFEYGFLDNKTNGTRKTADNLNITTSYGYLIKEKWYLTSSLNIRSQFSAGYNYGTTPKTKLSNLFAPAYVTIGIGANYTPNSNFSVSFQPLTSRTTIVADKDLQKKGTYGLRNDGDTFLFEVGAYLGGRYKLKLFDNVTYDNNIGIFSNYSNKFYNLDIVYAGLLDMKINNFMSTQLTINLIYDEDQVAQTQFKQALGIGLTYKIDSTKKKDKKKRRKKEILPYFDTSGISPVKLPRIKLEKQNYDQVFDKNTIDEKSTYIKSESIFLE; encoded by the coding sequence ATGAGACTAATTTTCTCAATTATATTTTTAGTCCTATCACTTTTTAGTTCGGCTCAATTTTTAGATACTAGTGGAAATCTAATTATTGATGGTCGAAAATATCTGAAATCCAAAGTGGATACTACAGGACGAAAATCGGGTTGGGAAATTTATGGTGCAAATACTTTAACCGTTAATCAAAATACCTTTTCCAATTGGATGGCAGGAGGTGAAAATTCGGTTTCACTAAATGCTAAAGCTGATTACGAATTTAATTTCCGAAAAAAGAAACACTTTTGGGACAATCGTTTTATTTTTGAATATGGTTTTTTAGACAATAAAACCAATGGAACGCGTAAGACTGCTGACAATCTAAATATCACAACTTCTTATGGATATTTGATAAAAGAAAAGTGGTATCTAACCTCATCACTTAATATTCGTTCACAGTTTTCTGCTGGTTACAATTACGGAACAACTCCAAAAACAAAACTATCAAATTTGTTTGCGCCTGCATATGTAACAATTGGAATCGGTGCGAATTATACACCAAATTCTAATTTTTCTGTCAGTTTTCAACCTTTAACATCAAGAACAACAATTGTTGCAGACAAAGATTTGCAAAAGAAAGGAACCTATGGTTTGCGAAATGATGGCGACACGTTTCTTTTCGAAGTTGGTGCATATTTAGGTGGACGTTATAAGCTAAAACTTTTTGATAATGTCACTTACGATAATAATATTGGAATTTTCTCTAATTATTCGAACAAATTTTATAACCTCGATATTGTATATGCTGGATTATTAGACATGAAAATTAATAATTTTATGTCTACTCAATTAACCATTAATTTGATTTACGATGAAGATCAAGTTGCGCAAACACAGTTTAAACAAGCTCTTGGGATTGGCTTAACGTATAAAATAGACAGTACTAAGAAAAAAGATAAGAAGAAACGTCGAAAGAAGGAAATTCTCCCATATTTCGATACATCTGGCATTTCTCCAGTCAAATTACCTAGAATAAAACTGGAGAAGCAAAACTATGATCAAGTTTTTGATAAAAATACAATTGACGAAAAATCAACGTATATTAAATCAGAATCCATATTTTTGGAATAA
- a CDS encoding IS5 family transposase produces the protein MLGKNPEKKPELFRPMLVDFIDHEHELVLLSEKIDWNYFEKEFSSLYSKVGNPSHPIRFMVGCLLLKHLYNLGDETLEKAWIMNPYMQHFCGRVFFEHEFPCDPSNFVHFRKRIGEKGIEKIFAYSVRMHDAKTNTSNFVLSDTTVQENNTSFPTDAKLCKKVIDYCNKIAGNEGIKQRQRYTKVSKQMVRNTYNGKHPKRAKAARKSQRQLKTIAMRLIRELQRNFNAEQQEFYKDLMTLYTKVVTQKRNDADKIYSIHKPFTRCIAKGKAHSQYEFGNKVGLITTANKGKKIILGIKAFLQTPYDGHTIEPLLEQMETGGQKLPKELVYDRGGRGKSEIKGVKISIPSTPRKKDTAYQKQTKRKKFRTRAAIEPIIGHLKTDFRLAKNYFMGETGPQINALLAATAWNMKKMMELLKQKIIILFYKIQIMLFSNPVFKNKLNSGFC, from the coding sequence ATGTTGGGGAAAAATCCAGAAAAGAAGCCAGAATTATTCCGCCCAATGTTGGTGGATTTTATTGACCACGAGCATGAACTTGTTCTACTTTCAGAAAAAATAGATTGGAATTATTTTGAGAAAGAATTTTCGTCCTTGTATTCCAAAGTGGGCAATCCGAGCCATCCGATTCGGTTTATGGTGGGTTGTTTGCTACTGAAACATTTGTATAATTTGGGCGATGAGACGTTGGAAAAAGCCTGGATCATGAATCCTTATATGCAGCATTTTTGTGGCAGGGTTTTCTTTGAACACGAATTTCCTTGTGACCCGAGTAATTTTGTTCATTTCCGAAAAAGAATTGGCGAAAAAGGCATCGAAAAAATCTTTGCCTACAGCGTAAGAATGCACGATGCCAAGACGAACACCTCAAATTTTGTTTTGTCCGATACTACCGTTCAGGAGAATAATACCTCTTTTCCTACCGATGCAAAATTGTGCAAAAAAGTGATCGATTATTGCAACAAAATAGCCGGAAATGAAGGCATAAAACAAAGACAACGCTACACAAAAGTCAGCAAACAAATGGTGCGCAACACCTACAACGGAAAACATCCCAAGCGGGCAAAAGCGGCAAGGAAATCTCAAAGACAGCTCAAAACCATCGCCATGAGACTGATTCGTGAATTGCAACGGAATTTTAATGCAGAACAGCAAGAATTTTATAAAGATTTAATGACATTGTACACCAAGGTTGTCACACAAAAAAGAAACGATGCCGATAAAATTTACAGCATTCACAAGCCTTTTACCCGATGTATTGCCAAAGGAAAAGCGCATAGCCAGTATGAATTTGGGAATAAGGTAGGTTTGATAACCACCGCCAACAAAGGCAAGAAAATCATTCTCGGGATTAAAGCATTTTTGCAAACTCCTTACGATGGTCACACCATAGAACCACTTTTGGAACAGATGGAAACCGGTGGTCAAAAGCTCCCAAAAGAACTCGTTTACGATAGAGGTGGCAGAGGAAAATCAGAAATAAAGGGCGTGAAAATCTCCATCCCAAGCACTCCAAGAAAAAAAGACACTGCTTATCAAAAGCAGACAAAGCGCAAAAAATTTAGAACCAGAGCGGCAATAGAACCTATCATCGGACATTTAAAAACCGATTTTAGGCTGGCAAAAAATTACTTCATGGGAGAAACGGGACCACAAATCAATGCATTACTAGCTGCAACCGCTTGGAACATGAAGAAAATGATGGAACTACTGAAACAGAAAATTATTATCTTATTTTATAAGATACAAATTATGCTGTTTTCTAATCCTGTTTTTAAAAATAAATTAAATAGTGGGTTTTGTTAA
- the gmk gene encoding guanylate kinase, with translation MKKGKLIVFSAPSGAGKTTLVRYALEQLENIKFSISCTTRDKREGEAHGEDYYFLTPEEFKAKIANDEFVEHEEVYRDNFYGTLKSEVDRITSEGNSVIFDIDVIGALNIKKLYGDQCLTVFVNPPSLEILKERLISRNTESEDKLKQRLDKAGIEMEKAKDFDIILLNDDLETAKAKTLEIITDFIK, from the coding sequence ATGAAAAAAGGAAAATTAATCGTCTTTTCAGCTCCATCAGGCGCAGGAAAAACAACTTTAGTTCGTTACGCTTTAGAACAATTGGAAAATATCAAATTTTCTATTTCTTGTACAACTAGAGATAAACGCGAAGGTGAGGCTCACGGAGAAGACTATTATTTCTTAACACCAGAAGAATTTAAGGCAAAAATTGCAAACGACGAATTCGTAGAACACGAAGAAGTTTACCGCGATAATTTTTACGGAACTTTAAAATCGGAAGTTGATCGCATTACATCAGAAGGAAATTCTGTTATTTTTGACATTGATGTTATTGGTGCATTGAATATCAAAAAGTTGTACGGAGATCAATGTTTAACAGTGTTTGTAAATCCTCCATCTTTAGAAATTTTGAAAGAACGTTTGATTTCTCGCAACACAGAAAGCGAAGACAAATTGAAACAACGTTTGGACAAAGCGGGAATTGAAATGGAAAAAGCAAAAGACTTTGATATCATTTTATTGAATGACGATTTGGAAACTGCAAAAGCGAAAACCTTAGAAATTATTACAGATTTCATCAAATAA
- a CDS encoding alpha/beta fold hydrolase gives MESQNSLEINNANIHYYHHEINPERPTLIFLHDSLGSTQLWRDFPKEVAEKTNCNLFIYDRKGYGKSSPFTINHRELTYMHDEADFLNDLVQHFNFKDIILFGHSDGGSITLLYASKYHQNLKGIIVVGSHIIVEEISLQGIRDAKIAYAETNLKERLTKYHGDKTQKVFEMWTETWLRPDFIDFDIREELKNIECPTLVIQGIDDEYGSIEQVNKIINNVKGRKESYLVPDAKHTPYKENKTPTLAKTVEFIDSL, from the coding sequence ATGGAGAGCCAAAACAGTTTAGAAATCAACAACGCCAATATTCATTATTATCACCACGAAATAAATCCAGAAAGACCAACTCTTATTTTCTTACACGATTCTTTAGGTTCTACGCAACTTTGGAGAGATTTCCCGAAAGAAGTTGCCGAAAAAACGAATTGTAATTTATTTATCTACGATAGAAAAGGTTATGGAAAATCGTCGCCTTTTACAATTAATCATCGCGAATTAACCTATATGCATGATGAAGCAGATTTTCTAAATGATTTGGTTCAACATTTCAACTTCAAAGACATTATTTTATTTGGACATAGCGATGGTGGCTCGATAACGTTGCTTTACGCTTCAAAATATCATCAAAATTTAAAAGGAATCATTGTCGTTGGTTCGCACATTATTGTGGAAGAAATTTCATTGCAAGGAATCAGAGATGCTAAAATTGCATATGCAGAAACTAATTTGAAAGAACGTTTGACAAAATATCATGGCGATAAAACGCAGAAAGTTTTTGAGATGTGGACAGAAACTTGGTTACGCCCAGATTTTATTGATTTTGATATTCGAGAAGAATTAAAAAATATCGAATGTCCAACTTTGGTTATTCAAGGAATTGATGATGAATATGGTTCGATTGAGCAAGTAAATAAAATTATCAACAATGTAAAAGGAAGAAAAGAAAGTTATCTTGTTCCTGATGCAAAACATACACCTTACAAAGAAAATAAAACGCCAACTTTGGCTAAAACAGTTGAGTTTATTGATTCGTTATAA
- a CDS encoding YicC/YloC family endoribonuclease, whose amino-acid sequence MIASMTGYGKAVLELPEKKVTIEIRSLNSKTLDLNTRIPSFYREKELEIRNLISEKVQRGKVDFSMLVELNPAARNQNINAELIKSYMAEFKSITPNVTDGELLPVVMRLPDVISYTQDDLGEDEWNQIRATIINAIDALNQFRLDEGKVLEKYLTLNLNNILELLTQVVPFEKERIETIKERFNKRLEEVKVDIDQNRFEQELIFYLEKLDITEEKVRLKNHCEYFLKELAGTESNGKKLGFISQEIGREINTLGSKSNHSEMQKIVVQMKDELEKIKEQSLNIL is encoded by the coding sequence ATGATAGCATCTATGACAGGTTACGGTAAAGCCGTATTGGAATTACCTGAGAAAAAAGTAACGATAGAAATCCGTTCTTTAAACAGTAAAACACTGGATTTAAACACGAGAATTCCTTCTTTTTATCGTGAAAAAGAATTAGAAATCAGAAACCTTATTTCAGAAAAAGTTCAACGTGGAAAAGTTGATTTTTCGATGTTGGTAGAGTTAAATCCTGCTGCAAGAAATCAAAATATAAATGCTGAATTAATCAAAAGTTATATGGCAGAATTCAAATCAATCACGCCAAATGTGACTGATGGTGAATTGTTACCTGTAGTAATGCGCCTTCCAGACGTTATTTCGTACACGCAAGACGATTTGGGTGAAGACGAATGGAATCAAATTCGTGCAACAATTATTAACGCTATTGACGCTTTAAATCAATTTAGATTAGACGAAGGAAAAGTTTTAGAGAAATATTTGACTTTAAACTTGAATAATATTTTGGAGCTTTTAACACAAGTTGTGCCTTTTGAAAAAGAACGAATTGAGACAATCAAAGAACGTTTCAATAAACGTTTAGAAGAAGTAAAAGTTGATATTGATCAAAATCGTTTTGAGCAAGAATTAATTTTCTATTTGGAAAAATTGGACATTACTGAAGAAAAAGTTCGTCTAAAAAACCATTGCGAATATTTCTTGAAAGAATTAGCTGGAACTGAATCAAATGGTAAAAAACTAGGGTTTATTTCGCAAGAAATTGGTCGTGAAATTAATACATTAGGTTCAAAGTCAAATCATTCTGAAATGCAAAAAATTGTCGTTCAAATGAAAGATGAATTAGAAAAAATTAAAGAACAATCGTTAAACATTTTATAA
- the hemH gene encoding ferrochelatase, protein MSKGILLVNLGSPDSTNVEDVRTYLREFLMDKKVLDSPWIIRKTIVELFILPKRPEKSAEAYRKIWTKEGSPLIVYSKILRDMVQKQMDIPVVLAMRYKNPSIEAGLQELYDKGVRDILVVPLYPQYTMSSTETVADKVLEIQKKSYKDTKINFLKAFYNHPDYIKVLAESIKEKLPENFDKLLFSYHGIPERHDNKALRAAKVSKLPIETYRNQCFETTRLVTEYLQLPEDKYTTSFQSRLGRDPWIKPYTDHMLEEFPAQGVKNLAVCTPAFVSDCLETLEEISMEGREEFLKAGGEQFTYIPCLNDRQEWVDTLVKWLKGWQNN, encoded by the coding sequence ATGAGCAAAGGAATATTATTAGTGAATTTAGGTTCGCCCGATTCTACCAATGTTGAAGACGTAAGAACTTATTTACGCGAATTTTTAATGGATAAGAAAGTTTTAGATTCTCCTTGGATTATTCGTAAAACTATTGTTGAATTATTTATTTTACCAAAAAGACCCGAAAAATCTGCTGAAGCTTACCGAAAAATTTGGACAAAAGAAGGTTCTCCTTTGATTGTTTACTCTAAAATTTTGAGAGATATGGTACAAAAACAAATGGATATTCCAGTTGTTTTGGCAATGCGTTACAAAAATCCTTCGATAGAAGCTGGTTTACAAGAGCTTTATGACAAAGGAGTTCGCGACATTTTGGTTGTTCCTTTATACCCTCAATACACGATGTCTTCTACAGAAACTGTTGCAGATAAAGTGCTTGAAATCCAGAAAAAAAGCTACAAAGACACGAAAATTAATTTCTTGAAAGCTTTTTACAATCATCCAGATTATATCAAAGTTTTAGCTGAATCAATCAAAGAAAAATTACCTGAGAATTTTGATAAATTATTGTTTTCTTATCACGGAATTCCAGAACGTCACGATAATAAAGCACTTCGTGCTGCAAAAGTGAGCAAATTACCTATTGAAACTTATCGTAATCAATGTTTTGAAACGACACGTTTGGTAACCGAATATTTGCAATTACCAGAAGATAAATATACCACTTCTTTTCAGTCTCGTTTAGGTCGTGACCCTTGGATTAAACCTTATACAGACCACATGTTAGAAGAATTTCCTGCACAAGGCGTTAAGAATTTAGCGGTTTGCACCCCTGCCTTTGTTTCGGATTGTTTGGAGACTTTGGAAGAAATTTCGATGGAAGGTCGAGAAGAATTCTTAAAAGCTGGTGGTGAACAATTTACATATATCCCTTGTTTGAATGATCGTCAAGAATGGGTGGATACATTGGTAAAATGGTTAAAAGGTTGGCAAAATAATTAA